One segment of Methanolinea mesophila DNA contains the following:
- a CDS encoding PEGA domain-containing protein, which produces MKFRFLIIVIVLALLVAGGVATSTTGTLYVASNPPGATVLVNGVVSGATDGFVKNVPAGVQNLTLVKAGYDQKTMMVEVPAGGVKALAPITLSKSGGGVPGQTGTLYVTTIPSGASILINTTDYGTTNGFAKNVPAGLQEMTLLKAGYEQKTVTVDVPAGGVKALAPITLTKSGGGAGGAATLYVTSIPSGATILIDEIDYGTTNGFVKNVPAGIQTLTLVKSGYKPETVTVDVPASGLKVLAPVTLTRAGPGSGEVENIQAAVDAASDGDTIVLKRGTYYENVVINKSVTLIGFGPGETVINGDTGNVVIAGGVINVTKPGILSSGPSVTLVGMTITGGTAHYGGGIFNDDGSVDLSWISIQDNSASLSGGGIYTMGGTVTMDGNTTVAGNTAPVGGGVVNDGSTLTMDSGSAITGNTAQAGGGVENVQGTLVMNNGSSISGNSATYNGGGVYSWFSSTITMNGGSITGNTAETGTGGGIYTDSSSPVNKNGGTVSNNTPDNIAYEYEVTLQGADIGNIIFNTEDWSFVAHLQGLTPGMEYWLAGEWIPGTIASAHAAGDGSLLLQGVLNPAPNLRTMVPAFFLGTGSPPPTAGSVVLDGKECRGGFTSTTIFGTLTSDGAPVSGAEVDFYVYDPVSLQISYPSFGHDTTDSDGKFCKVFFGGHAGESLAVQGGGQIDMNVEKSDVCPVCG; this is translated from the coding sequence ATGAAATTCCGATTCCTGATCATAGTCATCGTCCTCGCCCTCCTTGTCGCGGGGGGCGTAGCGACTTCAACGACCGGGACCCTGTACGTGGCATCGAACCCGCCCGGGGCGACGGTCCTCGTCAACGGCGTAGTGTCCGGCGCGACGGACGGGTTCGTGAAGAATGTTCCCGCGGGGGTCCAGAACCTGACCCTCGTCAAAGCGGGGTACGATCAGAAGACCATGATGGTCGAGGTCCCGGCCGGGGGGGTGAAGGCCCTGGCCCCCATCACCCTCTCAAAAAGCGGAGGGGGAGTTCCGGGACAGACCGGCACCCTGTACGTAACCACGATACCGTCGGGGGCGAGCATTCTCATCAATACCACCGACTACGGCACGACGAATGGGTTTGCGAAAAATGTTCCCGCAGGCCTCCAGGAGATGACGCTCCTCAAAGCGGGGTACGAGCAGAAGACCGTGACGGTCGATGTACCGGCAGGCGGGGTCAAGGCCCTGGCCCCCATCACTCTCACGAAAAGCGGAGGAGGAGCGGGAGGCGCGGCCACGCTCTACGTGACCTCGATCCCTTCGGGAGCGACCATCCTTATTGACGAAATAGATTACGGCACGACCAACGGGTTCGTGAAAAATGTCCCCGCAGGGATCCAGACCCTGACACTCGTCAAATCGGGATATAAGCCGGAGACCGTGACGGTTGACGTCCCGGCGAGCGGGCTGAAGGTCCTCGCACCCGTCACCCTCACCAGGGCCGGGCCCGGGTCCGGCGAGGTGGAGAACATCCAGGCAGCCGTGGACGCGGCATCGGACGGCGACACCATCGTGTTGAAGAGGGGGACCTATTACGAGAACGTGGTGATCAACAAATCGGTCACCCTCATCGGGTTCGGTCCCGGTGAAACCGTCATTAACGGGGACACCGGCAACGTGGTGATCGCGGGAGGAGTGATCAACGTCACGAAACCGGGCATTCTTTCATCCGGACCTTCGGTGACCCTCGTCGGTATGACCATCACCGGAGGTACTGCGCACTACGGGGGCGGCATCTTCAACGACGACGGATCGGTGGACCTCTCGTGGATATCCATCCAGGATAATTCGGCGTCGCTGAGCGGCGGCGGGATCTACACCATGGGAGGCACGGTGACTATGGACGGGAATACCACGGTCGCCGGGAACACGGCCCCGGTCGGGGGCGGAGTAGTCAACGACGGCAGCACGCTCACCATGGACAGCGGGAGCGCGATCACCGGGAATACGGCGCAGGCCGGCGGCGGGGTCGAAAACGTCCAGGGTACGCTCGTCATGAATAATGGCAGTTCCATCTCCGGCAATTCGGCAACCTACAACGGCGGCGGGGTCTACAGCTGGTTCTCCAGCACCATTACCATGAACGGGGGCTCGATCACCGGGAACACTGCCGAGACCGGAACCGGTGGCGGGATCTATACCGATTCTTCCAGCCCCGTGAACAAGAACGGCGGCACCGTCTCAAATAACACTCCGGATAACATCGCCTACGAGTATGAAGTGACCTTGCAGGGTGCTGATATCGGGAATATCATCTTCAATACGGAAGACTGGAGCTTCGTCGCCCACCTGCAGGGACTGACACCGGGAATGGAATACTGGCTTGCGGGCGAGTGGATACCCGGCACGATCGCCTCGGCGCACGCCGCCGGTGACGGCAGTCTTCTCCTCCAGGGGGTCCTGAACCCTGCTCCGAACCTGAGAACCATGGTTCCGGCATTCTTCCTGGGAACCGGGTCGCCCCCCCCGACCGCAGGGTCCGTCGTGCTCGATGGGAAAGAGTGCCGCGGAGGGTTTACCAGCACCACCATCTTCGGCACGTTGACATCCGATGGGGCCCCGGTTTCGGGCGCTGAGGTCGATTTCTATGTTTACGACCCGGTGAGCCTGCAAATTTCCTACCCGTCGTTCGGCCACGATACCACGGACAGCGACGGCAAGTTCTGTAAGGTATTTTTCGGCGGGCACGCGGGCGAGTCCCTTGCCGTCCAGGGTGGCGGCCAGATCGATATGAACGTGGAAAAGTCGGATGTCTGCCCGGTGTGCGGGTAA
- a CDS encoding DUF4367 domain-containing protein, translating to MMKNPYFIILIPLVLCLIFLIVGWIASISATPKPDTSGGPQITPYRAETLNNAAEVYGPGYGIATSLPAGCTFHEANYYDGTLKRIDTIYSGSTRLTLTQQKGEQPFCVGGSAGKSVPVIINGGKGNFTQGEKTGNSLSWYDGNYSFCISGSVNQEEMTKIAESVRYSEENESMSLTQNKGEYLHSPPFPRSYRKP from the coding sequence ATGATGAAGAATCCGTATTTCATTATACTAATCCCACTAGTGCTGTGCCTGATTTTCCTTATTGTCGGTTGGATTGCCTCGATTTCTGCAACACCAAAACCCGACACTTCCGGTGGACCGCAAATAACCCCGTACCGTGCGGAAACGTTGAACAACGCTGCTGAAGTGTACGGTCCCGGTTATGGCATCGCAACCTCCCTTCCGGCAGGTTGTACATTCCACGAGGCAAACTACTATGATGGCACGTTGAAACGGATTGATACGATCTATAGCGGTTCTACAAGACTTACTCTAACCCAACAGAAGGGTGAACAACCATTCTGCGTGGGAGGAAGTGCGGGGAAGAGCGTCCCGGTTATCATTAACGGGGGTAAGGGAAATTTTACGCAGGGAGAGAAAACAGGGAACTCGTTGAGCTGGTATGACGGAAATTATTCCTTCTGCATTAGTGGCTCTGTCAATCAGGAGGAGATGACAAAAATAGCAGAATCGGTGAGATATTCTGAAGAAAACGAGTCGATGAGTTTGACTCAGAATAAAGGTGAGTATCTGCATTCACCCCCTTTCCCACGTTCGTACCGCAAGCCGTAA
- a CDS encoding PepSY domain-containing protein: MKKNKIALKIFILLILSLTLTAGYAQALPSLYDFRSQSSSTLSVQDLITSALSRMFGNSQTWGLSFPLPDTRQSIISEDEAIAIAKNHFRWPGFTQPVTAELVGTVWKVTIHEYHGIAYQCSEGKYCPPQPSGYIVKINAVNGKIISVATYV; this comes from the coding sequence ATGAAAAAGAACAAAATTGCACTGAAAATTTTCATATTACTGATCCTATCATTAACCCTGACCGCCGGATACGCCCAGGCATTGCCGTCTCTCTACGATTTCAGGTCCCAAAGCTCATCGACCCTATCTGTCCAGGATCTCATTACTTCGGCTCTCTCCAGGATGTTCGGCAATTCTCAGACCTGGGGCCTGTCGTTTCCCCTTCCGGATACTCGTCAGAGTATCATTTCGGAGGACGAGGCTATTGCGATTGCGAAAAATCACTTCCGTTGGCCCGGGTTCACGCAACCGGTAACAGCGGAATTGGTGGGAACGGTTTGGAAAGTAACGATTCATGAATATCATGGGATTGCGTACCAGTGTTCGGAAGGTAAGTATTGTCCGCCGCAACCGTCAGGGTATATTGTCAAAATCAATGCGGTTAATGGGAAGATCATTTCGGTCGCTACCTACGTGTAG
- a CDS encoding PepSY domain-containing protein: protein MKQEKKLMKICILLILSLTLTAGYAQALPSIYNFGTQRSSTSYTFSISDLLSQGSFLIFGSYSWDFSKPDISSPTQLISKTEAIAIAQNRYPDLILTKPISARLWGNVWKVDIKGYLPICGASGICEYLNSGGILEIDAKTGEIIFMKSYM, encoded by the coding sequence ATGAAACAAGAAAAAAAATTGATGAAAATTTGCATACTGCTTATTCTATCGTTGACTCTGACCGCCGGATATGCCCAGGCATTGCCGAGCATCTACAATTTCGGTACCCAAAGGAGTTCGACATCCTACACCTTTTCCATATCAGATCTTCTGTCTCAAGGCAGTTTCCTTATATTCGGTTCATATTCTTGGGATTTTTCAAAACCTGACATATCTTCGCCGACGCAATTAATCTCGAAGACAGAAGCAATTGCAATTGCACAAAACCGATATCCGGATCTTATCCTGACCAAACCAATCTCCGCCCGATTGTGGGGAAACGTTTGGAAGGTGGATATCAAAGGATATCTTCCCATTTGTGGGGCGTCCGGGATTTGCGAGTACTTGAATTCGGGAGGAATTCTCGAAATCGATGCGAAAACCGGTGAAATAATTTTTATGAAATCTTACATGTGA
- a CDS encoding PepSY domain-containing protein, producing the protein MKMNKIAMKIFIVFILSLTLTAGYAQALPGIYNFGAQISTTSPTFSIVDLRSHDSFLIFGKYFFDFSKPKVVLPSEMISKDEAIVIAKNLWPDAIWTGKPNALLFMGVWTVTLNGYTKDWEGDCPDGYYCIVTDAGGKVKIDAITGEVISVNAVK; encoded by the coding sequence ATGAAAATGAACAAAATTGCGATGAAAATTTTTATAGTGTTTATCCTGTCGTTGACCCTGACCGCCGGATATGCCCAGGCATTGCCGGGCATCTACAATTTCGGTGCCCAAATAAGTACGACCTCTCCCACATTTTCTATTGTCGATCTGCGATCTCATGACAGTTTTTTGATTTTCGGCAAGTATTTCTTTGATTTTTCGAAACCGAAAGTCGTCTTGCCGTCGGAAATGATCTCGAAGGATGAAGCGATAGTGATCGCGAAGAATCTCTGGCCGGATGCAATCTGGACTGGGAAGCCCAATGCGTTGTTGTTCATGGGTGTATGGACGGTTACATTGAACGGATATACGAAGGATTGGGAAGGAGATTGTCCGGATGGTTATTATTGCATCGTGACGGATGCAGGCGGAAAAGTAAAAATTGATGCGATAACGGGAGAGGTCATCTCGGTGAATGCGGTCAAATAA
- a CDS encoding PepSY domain-containing protein — protein sequence MKPGKIALKITLLLILSLTLTAGYTQALPDLSSFGYGSTLSTSYYDLIASKLSGIYGNSHTDIRPFNYEISSTEAIDIAKGLWPGIVLTSPIRTRLSGGMWTVTVKGYYNYEPEFGGRVPAGGDVKIDAKTGEIIHVRRLL from the coding sequence ATGAAACCAGGAAAAATTGCTTTAAAAATTACCCTATTGCTGATCCTGTCATTAACCCTTACCGCAGGATACACCCAGGCATTGCCTGATCTCAGTTCCTTTGGATACGGGAGCACATTAAGCACTTCCTATTACGATCTGATAGCTTCGAAATTGTCCGGTATATACGGAAATTCTCACACGGACATTCGACCTTTTAATTATGAAATATCGAGTACCGAAGCCATCGACATCGCCAAGGGCCTCTGGCCTGGAATCGTTCTGACAAGTCCCATCAGGACTAGACTGAGTGGGGGGATGTGGACTGTCACGGTAAAGGGATACTATAATTATGAGCCAGAATTCGGAGGAAGAGTCCCCGCAGGTGGAGACGTAAAAATTGATGCCAAGACGGGGGAGATAATTCACGTCAGGCGATTGTTGTAG
- a CDS encoding carboxypeptidase-like regulatory domain-containing protein: MMRKISKNTMIQDKGRHQPLCSIKSALFAIAVTFLIALTLFSGIGAATLSQTATSPNGSVKLTIMQPLGEDEAWIDIAPPNAVVLGEVSAPAGIRNITIRNGADEVICGNEPTIACDIPVSEGENTIIVTVTDNLGNQAVKALNLTVHLSIPPPTQLMAVTVSGRVTDLRGTPVPGALVKFESEPFEGFPPYNVTNITAADGSYIIKKARGLHQTISVEKEGYLPTRTIVIFERTRDELDLELVPSLPSVPGFDMPVCFAAFLGAIFLGWFCRK, translated from the coding sequence ATGATGAGAAAAATATCAAAGAATACGATGATTCAAGATAAAGGAAGACATCAACCATTGTGTTCAATAAAGTCGGCATTATTCGCAATTGCAGTCACATTTCTAATAGCATTGACACTTTTTTCCGGAATCGGTGCGGCCACGCTCTCTCAAACAGCGACTTCTCCCAATGGGAGCGTGAAGCTCACCATCATGCAACCGTTGGGCGAAGACGAGGCATGGATCGATATCGCTCCCCCGAACGCAGTTGTTCTCGGTGAAGTATCGGCTCCTGCAGGCATCCGGAATATCACAATCCGAAACGGGGCCGATGAAGTCATTTGTGGAAACGAGCCGACAATCGCCTGTGATATTCCCGTTTCCGAAGGTGAAAATACCATTATCGTGACTGTGACGGATAACCTCGGAAACCAGGCCGTGAAAGCCCTGAACCTCACGGTCCACCTGAGCATCCCGCCTCCGACTCAATTGATGGCGGTCACAGTATCGGGCAGGGTGACGGACCTGAGAGGTACCCCGGTTCCCGGAGCTCTCGTGAAATTTGAATCGGAACCGTTCGAAGGATTCCCACCCTATAATGTGACAAATATTACCGCCGCGGATGGTAGTTACATTATAAAAAAGGCGAGAGGATTGCACCAGACCATCAGCGTTGAAAAAGAGGGATATCTCCCTACCAGGACTATAGTTATCTTCGAGAGAACGAGAGATGAGCTGGACCTTGAATTAGTGCCGTCACTCCCCTCAGTCCCGGGATTTGACATGCCGGTTTGTTTTGCCGCGTTTCTCGGGGCAATTTTCCTGGGCTGGTTCTGCAGAAAATGA
- a CDS encoding alpha/beta fold hydrolase, with protein sequence MAVFLLVHGAMHGGWCWRRLTEYLRKEGHEVFSPTLTGMGERSHLLTRETGLSTHVEDLGEVLKFEDLADVIVVGHSYAGLVITQLAESAHERIRRLVYLAAFLARDGQCLFDVQTKATQKFYLEWSGRMGDGWRLPPSEAFLARWGVTDPGDVAWVAPRLTDFPMKCLFDTLDLHTHASDRLPKTYIHCTQEPMASALKPFAEHARADRWGYGEIDAGHDVMVTKPGPLAALLAKCPGVDRR encoded by the coding sequence ATGGCGGTATTCCTTCTCGTCCACGGAGCGATGCACGGGGGCTGGTGCTGGCGCAGGCTGACCGAATACCTCCGAAAGGAAGGACACGAGGTCTTTTCCCCCACGCTGACCGGCATGGGGGAGCGATCGCACCTCCTCACCAGGGAGACGGGGCTCTCTACCCACGTCGAGGACCTGGGGGAAGTGCTGAAGTTCGAGGACCTCGCGGATGTCATCGTGGTCGGTCACAGTTACGCCGGCCTGGTCATCACCCAGCTCGCCGAGTCGGCACACGAACGAATACGGCGCCTGGTCTATCTTGCCGCATTTCTCGCCCGGGACGGCCAGTGCCTCTTCGACGTGCAGACAAAGGCGACGCAAAAATTTTACCTCGAATGGTCCGGGCGGATGGGCGACGGCTGGCGGCTCCCCCCGTCAGAGGCATTTCTGGCCCGGTGGGGCGTGACCGACCCCGGTGACGTCGCCTGGGTGGCCCCGCGCCTGACCGATTTTCCCATGAAGTGCCTCTTCGATACGCTGGACCTGCACACGCACGCATCCGACCGCCTGCCGAAAACGTACATCCACTGCACGCAGGAGCCGATGGCATCGGCGCTGAAGCCTTTTGCCGAACATGCCAGGGCAGATCGGTGGGGCTATGGCGAGATCGACGCGGGACACGACGTGATGGTAACAAAACCCGGACCGCTCGCAGCGCTCCTGGCGAAATGCCCGGGGGTCGACCGCCGGTGA
- a CDS encoding TetR/AcrR family transcriptional regulator, whose product MAVSDRRQREKEQRRTDIVDAAERLFFSRSYEEVSMDDIAREVELNKATLYLYFKNKEALYATIVLRGIAILREKFGECMAQQVPGLVKVALMGQAYYQFSQEYPEYLRLIHFYGSERFSTENPYTAEIGEGYGVCRGILMEAIREGTGDGTIRADLDPFLTSMYLMISFMGILSLENRWKLVVEAEGFSYEQFASEFFRFITPAISPGEEGRTVDLSDFGSAGFFLTTPLQTRKKKRK is encoded by the coding sequence ATGGCAGTAAGCGACAGGAGACAACGGGAGAAGGAGCAGAGAAGGACCGATATCGTCGATGCCGCCGAGCGGCTCTTTTTCTCAAGGAGTTATGAGGAGGTGTCCATGGACGACATCGCCCGGGAGGTCGAATTGAACAAGGCCACCCTCTACCTGTATTTTAAGAACAAGGAGGCGCTCTACGCCACCATCGTCCTCCGGGGTATTGCGATCCTCCGGGAAAAATTCGGGGAGTGCATGGCGCAGCAGGTCCCCGGGCTGGTCAAGGTGGCCCTGATGGGCCAGGCCTACTACCAGTTTTCCCAGGAATACCCGGAATACCTCCGGCTTATCCACTTCTACGGGTCAGAACGGTTCTCCACGGAGAATCCCTATACCGCAGAGATCGGGGAGGGATACGGGGTATGTCGCGGGATCCTGATGGAGGCGATCCGGGAGGGCACCGGTGACGGGACGATCCGGGCCGATCTCGACCCGTTCCTGACCTCGATGTACCTCATGATCTCCTTCATGGGGATCCTCTCGCTGGAAAACAGGTGGAAACTCGTGGTCGAGGCGGAGGGATTCAGCTACGAGCAGTTCGCGAGCGAGTTCTTCCGGTTCATCACCCCGGCAATCTCACCCGGAGAGGAGGGCCGGACCGTGGACCTCAGTGACTTCGGGTCGGCCGGGTTCTTCCTCACCACGCCTCTGCAGACGCGGAAGAAGAAGAGAAAATAA
- a CDS encoding flavodoxin family protein, giving the protein MTKVIAINGSPRREGNTALLIRHVLEELGNEGVDTEEVNLGGNVARGCTACMQCMENLDGHCVFDDDIVNACIDKMGEADGIILGSPVYFLDVTAEMKGLIDRAGFVSMVNRDLFRRKVGVPVTVMRRAGAISTLNTMMNFMAYSGMIVAGKPVTGVGHEVGSVQKDEEGIRRAHDTGKNMAWLLNALGNRS; this is encoded by the coding sequence ATGACAAAAGTGATCGCGATCAACGGCAGCCCGCGGAGGGAGGGAAACACGGCCCTCCTGATACGGCATGTCCTGGAAGAGCTCGGGAACGAAGGGGTCGACACCGAGGAAGTGAACCTGGGCGGAAACGTGGCACGGGGATGCACCGCCTGCATGCAGTGCATGGAGAACCTGGACGGGCACTGCGTGTTCGACGACGATATCGTCAACGCCTGCATTGATAAAATGGGGGAGGCGGACGGGATCATCCTCGGCTCGCCGGTGTACTTCCTGGACGTCACGGCGGAGATGAAAGGCCTCATCGACCGGGCGGGTTTTGTCTCGATGGTCAACCGGGACCTGTTCCGGCGAAAGGTCGGCGTCCCGGTAACCGTGATGCGGCGGGCCGGGGCGATTTCCACCCTGAACACGATGATGAATTTCATGGCCTATTCCGGGATGATCGTCGCCGGAAAACCGGTGACCGGGGTGGGACACGAGGTCGGGTCCGTGCAGAAGGACGAGGAAGGCATCAGGCGTGCACACGATACCGGAAAGAACATGGCGTGGCTGTTAAACGCGCTCGGGAACCGGTCATGA
- the nudC gene encoding NAD(+) diphosphatase: MEHRPFYAVRPLLPVYPEPEDLPPARKRWVLVQGASVLHRDTPGPGTVLAPDPLPAGLACGEPVYLGTRDDLVYYAAEFPAGEVLPDGWHASPVRELDGKVPEGDMAIAAYAVRMLDFDRTTAFCGRCGADTRPLTTERARACTACGRIIYPRISPAIIVLVKKGEEILLARSPRSPPGFYSVIAGFNEPGENLEQTVRREVGEEVGITVRNIRYFGSEPWPFPDSLMIGFVADYAGGEIRVDHQEIEEARWYSRENLPSIPSKTSISRALIEAWIRREI, translated from the coding sequence ATGGAACACCGCCCTTTCTACGCGGTCCGTCCGCTCCTGCCGGTCTACCCGGAACCGGAAGACCTGCCACCCGCACGGAAACGCTGGGTCCTGGTCCAGGGAGCCTCAGTGCTCCACCGGGACACCCCGGGGCCCGGCACCGTTCTTGCACCGGACCCGCTCCCGGCCGGGCTGGCGTGCGGCGAACCGGTGTACCTCGGCACCCGCGACGACCTGGTGTACTATGCGGCCGAGTTCCCTGCCGGAGAAGTGCTGCCGGACGGATGGCATGCATCACCGGTCAGGGAACTGGACGGGAAGGTCCCGGAGGGCGACATGGCAATTGCCGCCTACGCCGTCCGGATGCTCGACTTCGACAGGACGACGGCCTTCTGCGGAAGGTGCGGGGCGGACACCCGCCCGCTCACCACCGAGCGGGCACGAGCCTGCACGGCCTGCGGCCGGATCATCTACCCCCGGATCTCCCCCGCCATCATCGTGCTGGTGAAGAAGGGAGAAGAGATCCTGCTTGCCCGTTCTCCTCGCTCCCCGCCGGGGTTCTACTCGGTCATCGCCGGCTTCAACGAGCCCGGCGAGAACCTGGAGCAGACCGTCCGCCGCGAGGTCGGCGAGGAGGTCGGCATCACGGTGCGAAACATCCGGTACTTCGGGAGCGAACCCTGGCCGTTTCCCGATTCGCTCATGATCGGATTTGTCGCAGACTATGCCGGAGGAGAGATCCGGGTGGACCACCAGGAGATCGAGGAGGCCCGCTGGTATTCCCGCGAGAACCTCCCCTCCATCCCCTCGAAGACGAGCATCTCGCGGGCGCTCATCGAGGCCTGGATCCGGCGGGAGATCTGA
- a CDS encoding EFR1 family ferrodoxin (N-terminal region resembles flavodoxins. C-terminal ferrodoxin region binds two 4Fe-4S clusters.), with amino-acid sequence MKIDSVKLVWFSPTGTTKTVVRGIARGMNYGTAEFMDITTPDARNEPLQTSERELLVIGVPVYMGRVPALLGKWLHAIKARNTPAVCVVVYGNRTYEDALVELQDIVSGCGCIPVAGGAYIGEHSFSDAGTPTAQGRPDASDVRHAESFGRKIREKIDAIPSVDRIPRADIPGCHPYRGDPTLWNVDFIAVSEACTQCGTCAAGCPVGAIDPADSVVIDIGTCISCCACIKHCPEHARTMKPGLVKDAQLRLHTLYPERKEPECFL; translated from the coding sequence ATGAAGATCGATTCGGTGAAACTGGTATGGTTCTCACCTACGGGGACGACAAAAACGGTCGTCCGGGGTATCGCACGCGGAATGAATTACGGCACGGCTGAATTTATGGACATTACCACGCCGGATGCGAGAAACGAGCCGTTGCAGACCTCGGAACGTGAGCTGCTGGTGATCGGCGTGCCGGTGTACATGGGAAGGGTGCCGGCCCTCCTGGGCAAATGGCTGCACGCGATAAAAGCCCGGAATACGCCGGCGGTGTGCGTGGTCGTCTACGGCAACCGGACGTACGAGGACGCACTCGTCGAACTGCAGGATATCGTGTCCGGGTGCGGGTGCATACCGGTCGCCGGCGGGGCATACATCGGGGAGCACTCGTTCTCCGACGCCGGGACCCCGACTGCCCAGGGCCGTCCGGATGCGTCCGATGTTCGTCATGCCGAGTCCTTCGGGCGGAAGATCCGGGAAAAAATCGACGCCATCCCCTCCGTCGACCGGATCCCCAGGGCGGATATTCCCGGCTGCCACCCGTACCGGGGAGACCCGACGCTGTGGAATGTCGATTTCATCGCGGTGAGCGAGGCGTGCACCCAGTGCGGTACCTGTGCGGCGGGTTGCCCCGTTGGTGCCATTGACCCGGCTGACAGCGTGGTGATCGATATTGGTACATGCATTTCTTGCTGCGCCTGCATCAAGCACTGTCCCGAACACGCGAGGACGATGAAACCCGGGCTGGTGAAGGACGCCCAATTGCGTCTCCACACGCTCTACCCCGAACGAAAGGAGCCCGAATGCTTCTTATGA
- a CDS encoding EFR1 family ferrodoxin (N-terminal region resembles flavodoxins. C-terminal ferrodoxin region binds two 4Fe-4S clusters.), with protein sequence MKTLLYYFTGTGNSLAVTNELCSRLGDCERVAIASVMKTSGPVIPDADRVGIISPLYFLGLPSIVAEFSRRIDLSGVRYVFSVITLGGVGETATLRQLDGILTEGPGKRGLDAGFALRMPGNYIIGYDQEKEVIEKTLREADRSIEEIARDVKAGIRTTTPWSPLASVLHRLYYPRFIRGVHEADRKFTVDDRCTACGTCAEVCPVGNIRIETGRPVWLHHCEQCMACIQLCPTYAIQAGEKTEGRARYRHPSIGVGALKEQAGTGIPEDHSPTG encoded by the coding sequence ATGAAGACGCTCCTCTACTACTTCACCGGCACGGGAAACTCGCTCGCGGTGACAAACGAACTCTGCAGCCGGCTCGGGGATTGCGAGCGTGTCGCCATCGCATCCGTGATGAAAACTTCCGGACCGGTTATCCCGGATGCGGACCGGGTCGGTATCATAAGTCCGCTCTACTTTTTAGGCCTCCCCTCGATCGTAGCGGAGTTCTCCCGGAGAATCGATCTCTCGGGAGTGAGGTACGTCTTTTCGGTCATTACACTGGGAGGGGTCGGAGAAACGGCAACGCTCCGCCAGCTCGACGGCATCCTTACGGAAGGGCCGGGAAAGAGGGGACTCGACGCAGGATTTGCCCTCAGGATGCCCGGGAACTACATCATCGGCTATGACCAGGAGAAGGAGGTCATCGAGAAGACCCTTCGTGAGGCCGACCGCAGCATTGAGGAGATAGCCCGGGATGTGAAGGCCGGTATCCGAACCACAACCCCCTGGTCGCCCCTCGCATCCGTCCTTCACCGCCTCTATTACCCGCGGTTCATCCGGGGTGTGCACGAAGCGGACCGGAAATTTACCGTCGACGACCGGTGCACCGCATGCGGGACCTGTGCCGAAGTCTGCCCGGTCGGGAATATCCGGATCGAGACGGGCCGCCCTGTCTGGCTCCATCATTGCGAGCAGTGCATGGCCTGCATCCAGCTCTGCCCGACATACGCGATCCAGGCAGGGGAGAAGACCGAAGGACGGGCGCGATATCGCCATCCGTCAATCGGGGTCGGGGCGCTGAAGGAGCAGGCCGGGACCGGGATTCCCGAAGACCATTCTCCGACAGGATGA